One window from the genome of Choloepus didactylus isolate mChoDid1 chromosome 2, mChoDid1.pri, whole genome shotgun sequence encodes:
- the LOC119515828 gene encoding LOW QUALITY PROTEIN: ribonuclease H2 subunit B-like (The sequence of the model RefSeq protein was modified relative to this genomic sequence to represent the inferred CDS: inserted 2 bases in 1 codon), whose product MAAGGERGGARLPREYVFLLPECLKDAPKKIKRGXMFVKWANPCSGEGAMYLFNMCLRQLFEIKVFKEKHHSWFINQSVQSEGHLHFATPMDPLFLVFHYLRKADKEAKFQPLHQVVVDDMFPNCGLLLQFPELEKLLCQVTEEKEVDGKKYYKHSKEKTLKWLEKKVNQTTAALKASNITVGAPVQSAAFLPGDQVSRDKEEDYIRYAHGLISEYISKELSDDLSKYLKLPEPLPSLPNPPSKKIKLSDEPVEAKDYTKFNTKDLKTEKKNSKVTAAQKALVKVDKRGMKSIDTFFGAKQKKN is encoded by the exons ATGGCGGCCGGTGGGGAGCGCGGGGGCGCGAGGCTTCCCCGCGAGTACGTGTTCCTGCTCCCAGAATGTTTGAAAGATGCTCCAAAGAAGATCAAAAGAGG AATGTTTGTAAAATGGGCTAACCCATGTTCAGGGGAAGGAGCCATGTACTTGTTCAATATGTGTCTGCGACAGCTGTTTGAAATAAAAGTTTTCAAGGAAAAACACCACTCTTGGTTTATAAATCAATCAGTTCAATCAGAAGGACATCTCCACTTTGCCACACCAATGGATCCCTTATTTCTGGTTTTCCACTATCTCAGAAAGGCTGATAAAGAGGCAAAGTTTCAGCCACTACATCAAGTGGTAGTGGATGACATGTTTCCGAATTGTGGCTTGTTGCTGCAGTTTCCTGAACTGGAGAAGTTACtttgccaggtgacagaggaaaaAGAAGTAGACGGCAAGAAATATTACAAACACAGCAAAGAGAAGACATTAAAGTGGCTGGAAAAAAAGGTTAATCAGACTACAGCAGCATTAAAAGCCAGTAACATCACTGTTGGAGCCCCGGTACAGTCAGCTGCCTTTTTACCTGGTGATCAGGTGTCCAGAGATAAGGAAGAGGATTATATTCGTTATGCCCATGGTCTGATATCTGAATACATTTCTAAAGAATTAAGTGACGACTTATCTAAATACTTAAAGCTTCCAGAACCTTTGCCTTCATTGCCAAACCCTCcatcaaagaaaataaagttatcaGATGAGCCTGTAGAAGCTAAAGATTACACTAAATTTAACACTAAAGATTtgaagactgaaaagaaaaatagcaaagtGACTGCAGCTCAGAAGGCTTTGGTGAAAGTTGACAAGCGTGGAATGAAAAGTATTGACACCTTTTTTggtgcaaaacaaaaaaaaaattga